GCGGCCTGGCCGTCGTCGTCGGCCAGCGCCTGCTTCATTGCGTCGGACGCGACATAGGAGCCGCCCATCGGGTCCATCGAGATATAGCGGCCGATCGGCGTGTCGACGAGCAGGGTGATATGTCCTTCGCCCGCCTTGGCGAGGGCCAGCGCCGTTTCCAGCCTGGCCGGCATGGCGGCACTGCGGTCCGCATAAACGAGGATCGAACGCATAGCCGTCTCCCTGTTTTTATTGCCCGATTGTGTTGTCATATCACGGGTCTTGCCTTCAATAGCCGCGTCTCGCTTTGATAACGATCAAAACTTTCGAAGGGTGCCGCCTTGATACGCAAATTCAGTGCCGTGATCTTCGACTTCGGCGGCGTCATCACGGCTTCGCCGTTCGAGGCCTTCGCCCGGCTCGAAGCGGAGCGCGGATTGCCGCCGGGCCTGGTTCGACGGATCAATACGCTGAACCCCGATGGCAATGCCTGGGCGCGGCTCGAACGGTCGGAGATCGACACGGCCACGTTCGACACGCTGTTTGCCGAGGAAGCGGCCGCCTTGGGCCATGTTCTGCCCGGCCGCGATGTGCTTTCGGTGATCGCCGGCAAGGTCCGCCCGGAGATGGTGACGGCCTTGGGGAAGCTGCGCGGCGCTGGCTATCGCCTGGGCTGCATCACCAACAACATGCGCTCCGAGGAGAGCAAGCCGGGTGTCGGCGCGATGGGCCCCTATGCCGAGGCGATGGGCCATTTCGAGCATGTCATCGAGAGCGCCACTGCGGGCGTACGCAAGCCCGATCCACGGATCTATGCGATGATGTGTCAGGCGCTGGCGCTGCCGCCCGAAGCCTGCGTCTATCTCGACGACCTCGGGATCAACTGCAAGCCGGCCGCGGCGATGGGCATGCACGCGATCAAGGTCACCAGCGGCGCGCAGGCGCTGGTGGATCTCGGCGCGGCGCTGGGGATGGAACTGGCCTAGGCCTCTCCGGTCAGCCGGGCAGCGTTCCCGTCTGGCGCAAGGCTTCGCCCAGCGCGAGCGCCGCCGAAGTGGCCAGGTTCATCGAGCGCACCTGCGGCCGCATCGGAATGCGCAATCGCGCGTCGCAGGCCTCCGCCACGGCAACGGGCACGCCCGCGCTTTCCTTCCCGAAAAGCAGGACATCGTCGGCCTGGAAGGCGAACTCGTAGGCCGATTGGCTGCTCTTCGTGGTGAACAGCACCAGCCTTTGCGAACCGGTCGTAGCCTTGAACGCATCGAAGCCGGCGTGGCGAGTGACGCTGACGTGATCGATATAGTCCATCGCGGTGCGGCGCACTCTGCGATCGTCCCAGGTGAAGCCCATCGGCTCGATCAGGTCTATCTCAGCACCGAAGCAGGCGCCGAGCCGCAGGACGGCGCCGACGTTTCCCGCGATTTCGGGCTCGAACAGGGCAATGCGCATGCGGGCTTGTTGGCGGCGGCGAGAGAGCCGCGCAAGCCTGCTTTTCAGCGAGCGGCCAGAAGCCGGCGTGCGCCCTCAACGCAGCGCCGGGTCCGCTCGCGCGGGCCGATCCCCGCCTCGGCGAGCGAGCGTATCGGGATCTCGAGGCTGATGACCACGTCCTCAGGCACCAGGCGGACGAATTCCTGCAGTGGCAGCTCGCCGTCGCCCGGAGCCATGCGCTCGTACATCGCCTCTTCCATGTAAGTGTCGAAGCGCGGCGCCCAGGGCGCGTCGGCCAGCTGGACGTAGCCGATCAGCGCCGGATCGAGCGCAGCGAAATCCGCCAGGCTGTTGCCCAGGCGGAAGAAGTGCATCGAATCGATCACCAGCGAGAAATTCGGCCGGCCGACCCCGCGGGTGACTTCGAGCGCCGGCGCGACGCGGTCGAGCGGGCCGAGCGAGCCCATCTCGGCGCTCACCTGCAGTCCGCGTTCCGCCGCGATCTCGGAAAGAACGCCGAAGCCGTCGATCGCCTGGTTCATGTCCTTGCCGATCGAGACGACGTTGATCCGGTCGCAGCCGAGTTCGGCGACCAGATCGAGGTCGCCGGCGAAGCCGCCCATGTCGTTGTCCGGCAGAACGGCAAAACCCTCGACGATGGCGATCCGCACGCCGAGATCGCGTGCTGCTGCCACCGTTTCGCGGCGCTGCGCCGGATCCTCGCGCAGGTTCCAGGCGGGGTGGTCGTCGGGATTGTAGCCGCCCGGTGCCGGGGCCAGGCCGATGCCCACGCAGTCGCAGCCGAGATCGGCGGCGAGCGCGACGATCTGCGGTGGCGGCATGCCGAAAAGGCCGAGCCGTTCGATACCCAGCATGGTTCTCTCCCTCGCCTGGATAGTCGACACTTCCCAAATCGCGGTCAATTGCGAAAACCGGACCGGGCGGCGTCGCGTTCGCAATTGCGACACGGGGGCGCTTCCGCTAACCGGCACGCTTCCGCGCCTCAGGAGGCCCCATGAACAAGATCTATCCCTCAGCCGCCGCCGCCCTCGACGGGGTGCTGCGCGACGGCCTGCTGATCGCCTGCGGCGGTTTCGGCCTTTGCGGTATCCCCGAGCGTCTGCTCGACGCGGTGCGCGACAGCGGCGTCAAGGATCTGACTTTCGCCTCGAACAATGCCGGCATCGACAACGAGGGCATCGGCAAGCTGCTGCGCACGCATCAGGTGCGCAAGATGATCGCGAGCTACGTCGGCGAGAACAAGGAGTTCGAGCGCCAGTACCTTTCGGGCGAGCTCGAGGTCGAATTCTGCCCCCAGGGCACCCTGGCCGAGCGCATGCGCGCGGGCGGCGCGGGCATCCCGGGCTTCTACACCAAGACCGGCGTCGGCACCTTGATCGCCGAGGGCAAGGAAACCAAGGTGTTCGAAGGCGAGGAATATGTCCTCGAACGCGGCATCTTCGCCGATCTCAGCCTGGTGAAGGCCTGGAAGGCCGATGAAACCGGCAACGTCATCTTCCGCAAGACCGCGCGCAATTTCAACGTGCCCGCCGCGACCTGCGGCAAGGTCTGTGTCGTCGAAGTGGAAGAGATCGTGCCCGCGGGCTCGCTCGATCCCGATGCGATCCATCTGCCGGGCGTCTATGTCCAGCGGCTGATCGTCGGCGCCCCCTATGACAAGAAGATCGAGTTCCGCACCGTACGCGAAAGGGAAACGGCGTGAGGAAGCTAGCGCCGGCGCTGCTGCTCGCGCTGGCCGGTTGCGCGTCGGCGCCCGTGGCACCGCCGCAGACCGCCGCGCCGCCTCCGCCAGTACAGGCCGAGGCGGACAAGCCGCCGGCGGGAATGCAGTATCTCTACGGCTCGGCTGAGGCTGCGGCGCTGAGCATCCAGGCCTACAATGCGCTGATTGCCGCGGTCCGCACCAATCTCGCCACGAGCCGTCCGCCGACATCGGCGATCCTGGCACCCGAGGGAACGACCGCGCCGTCCTGCGCCGGCAAGCCGCTCGCCGCGGTGTTCGATATGGACGAGACCGCCGTGCTCAACCTCGGCTTCGAATATAACGATGCCAGGTCGGGCAAGGGCTATGACCCCGCGCTCTGGGCGCGTTGGGAACAGACCGGCGCAGACAAGGTCGCCGCGGTGCCCGGCGCAAAGGCGGCTTTCGAGACGCTGCGCGCGATGAACATCACGCCGATCATCAACACCAATCGCGGCGCGGCCTCGGCCGAGAAGACGACCGAGGCGCTGGCCTTCGCCGGCCTCGGCGACTTCCGCCACGGCGAGACGCTGTTCCTCAAGGGCGACGTCGATGGGAAGTCGGGCAAGGACGGCCGCCGCATGGCGATCGCCGCCAAGTGGTGCGTCGTCGCGCTCGGCGGCGACCAGCTCGGTGACTTCACCGACGCGCTCGCGGGTGCTCCTGCCGCCCGCCGCGCCGCAGTGACGGCCGAGCCTTACCTATCCTACTGGGGCCACCGCTGGTTCGTCCTGCCAAACCCGGTTTACGGCACCGGCCTCGGCAGCGGCTGGGACGACACGTTCCCCGCCGACAAGCGCTGGGCCGACCCCGCAGCTCAAGGAGTGAAATAATGCCCTGGACCCGCGACGAAATGGCCGCGCG
The window above is part of the Novosphingobium sp. G106 genome. Proteins encoded here:
- a CDS encoding HAD family acid phosphatase codes for the protein MRKLAPALLLALAGCASAPVAPPQTAAPPPPVQAEADKPPAGMQYLYGSAEAAALSIQAYNALIAAVRTNLATSRPPTSAILAPEGTTAPSCAGKPLAAVFDMDETAVLNLGFEYNDARSGKGYDPALWARWEQTGADKVAAVPGAKAAFETLRAMNITPIINTNRGAASAEKTTEALAFAGLGDFRHGETLFLKGDVDGKSGKDGRRMAIAAKWCVVALGGDQLGDFTDALAGAPAARRAAVTAEPYLSYWGHRWFVLPNPVYGTGLGSGWDDTFPADKRWADPAAQGVK
- a CDS encoding CoA transferase subunit A, yielding MNKIYPSAAAALDGVLRDGLLIACGGFGLCGIPERLLDAVRDSGVKDLTFASNNAGIDNEGIGKLLRTHQVRKMIASYVGENKEFERQYLSGELEVEFCPQGTLAERMRAGGAGIPGFYTKTGVGTLIAEGKETKVFEGEEYVLERGIFADLSLVKAWKADETGNVIFRKTARNFNVPAATCGKVCVVEVEEIVPAGSLDPDAIHLPGVYVQRLIVGAPYDKKIEFRTVRERETA
- a CDS encoding sugar phosphate isomerase/epimerase; protein product: MLGIERLGLFGMPPPQIVALAADLGCDCVGIGLAPAPGGYNPDDHPAWNLREDPAQRRETVAAARDLGVRIAIVEGFAVLPDNDMGGFAGDLDLVAELGCDRINVVSIGKDMNQAIDGFGVLSEIAAERGLQVSAEMGSLGPLDRVAPALEVTRGVGRPNFSLVIDSMHFFRLGNSLADFAALDPALIGYVQLADAPWAPRFDTYMEEAMYERMAPGDGELPLQEFVRLVPEDVVISLEIPIRSLAEAGIGPRERTRRCVEGARRLLAAR
- a CDS encoding tRNA (cytidine(34)-2'-O)-methyltransferase; its protein translation is MRIALFEPEIAGNVGAVLRLGACFGAEIDLIEPMGFTWDDRRVRRTAMDYIDHVSVTRHAGFDAFKATTGSQRLVLFTTKSSQSAYEFAFQADDVLLFGKESAGVPVAVAEACDARLRIPMRPQVRSMNLATSAALALGEALRQTGTLPG
- a CDS encoding HAD-IA family hydrolase; translated protein: MIRKFSAVIFDFGGVITASPFEAFARLEAERGLPPGLVRRINTLNPDGNAWARLERSEIDTATFDTLFAEEAAALGHVLPGRDVLSVIAGKVRPEMVTALGKLRGAGYRLGCITNNMRSEESKPGVGAMGPYAEAMGHFEHVIESATAGVRKPDPRIYAMMCQALALPPEACVYLDDLGINCKPAAAMGMHAIKVTSGAQALVDLGAALGMELA